Proteins from a single region of Flavobacterium sp. K5-23:
- a CDS encoding 3-hydroxyacyl-CoA dehydrogenase/enoyl-CoA hydratase family protein yields MKRTIKKVAVIGSGIMGSGIACHFANIGVEVLLLDIVPRELTDVETKKGLTLESKIVRNRLVNEHLMNALKSKPSPIYSQKFANRITTGNTTDDMAKIADVDWIIEVVVERLDIKKLVFEQVEKYRKPGTLITSNTSGIPINFMSEGRSEDFQKHFCGTHFFNPARYLKLFEIIPGPQTSTEVLDFLTIYGEKFLGKTSVVAKDTPAFIGNRIGIFGIQSLFHLVTEMGLTIEEVDKLTGPVIGRPKSATFRTVDVVGLDTLVHVANGIYENCPTDEQHDLFKLPSFINKMMENKWLGSKTGQGFYKKEGKEILTLDLNTLEYRAAKRASFTTLELTKTIDKPIDRFKVLVKGKDKAGEFYRKSFSAMFAYVSNRIPEISDELFKIDDAMKAGFGWENGPFEIWDAIGVEKGIEIMKGEGLAPAAWVNDMIASGSKSFYSIKEGATYFYNIPTKSQTKIPGQDSFIILNNIRESKKVWSNSGAIIQDLGDGILNLEFQSKMNTIGGDVLQAINKAIDLSEKEYQGLVIGNQAANFSVGANIGMIFMMAVEQEYDELNMAIKMFQDTMMRVRYSGIPVVVAPHGMTFGGGCEMSLHADKVVAAAETYMGLVEFGVGVIPGGGGSKEMALRASDLFHKNDVELNVLQEYFLTIAMANVSTSGYEAFDSGLLQKGKDIIVVNKDRQIAEAKKHALLMAEAGYTQPIRRTDVKVLGKQALGMFLVGTDQMQAGKYISEHDKKIANKLAYVMAGGDLSEPTLVSEQYLLDLEREAFLSLCTERKTLERIQFMLTKGKPLRN; encoded by the coding sequence ATGAAACGCACAATTAAAAAAGTTGCAGTAATTGGATCTGGAATCATGGGTTCAGGAATTGCTTGTCATTTTGCTAACATTGGTGTTGAAGTTTTACTTCTTGACATTGTTCCTAGAGAATTAACTGATGTAGAAACTAAAAAAGGGTTGACCCTTGAAAGCAAGATAGTACGCAATCGTTTAGTGAATGAGCATTTAATGAATGCTTTGAAATCGAAACCGTCTCCTATCTACAGTCAAAAATTCGCTAACCGAATCACTACTGGAAATACGACGGATGACATGGCAAAAATTGCTGATGTAGACTGGATTATTGAGGTAGTTGTAGAAAGACTGGACATCAAGAAACTAGTTTTTGAGCAAGTGGAGAAATACCGCAAGCCGGGTACTCTAATTACATCTAACACTTCTGGTATTCCTATTAACTTTATGAGTGAAGGAAGAAGTGAAGATTTCCAAAAACACTTTTGTGGGACACACTTTTTTAACCCTGCGCGTTACTTAAAATTATTCGAAATTATTCCTGGTCCGCAAACTTCTACTGAAGTTTTAGACTTCCTTACTATATACGGAGAGAAATTCTTGGGTAAAACTTCGGTTGTTGCTAAGGATACTCCGGCGTTCATTGGAAACCGTATCGGTATTTTCGGAATTCAAAGTTTATTCCATTTGGTTACCGAAATGGGATTGACTATTGAAGAAGTGGATAAATTGACTGGTCCAGTTATTGGTAGACCTAAGTCGGCTACTTTTAGAACCGTTGACGTTGTTGGACTAGATACTTTAGTGCATGTTGCTAACGGTATTTATGAAAACTGTCCTACTGACGAACAACACGATTTATTTAAACTACCTAGTTTCATCAATAAAATGATGGAAAACAAATGGCTAGGAAGTAAAACGGGACAAGGTTTCTATAAAAAAGAAGGAAAAGAAATTCTGACTTTGGATTTAAACACTCTTGAATACCGTGCTGCTAAAAGAGCTTCTTTCACTACTCTTGAATTGACAAAAACAATTGATAAACCTATCGATCGTTTTAAAGTTCTTGTAAAAGGAAAAGACAAAGCAGGTGAATTCTACAGAAAAAGTTTTTCGGCTATGTTCGCTTATGTTTCGAACAGAATTCCTGAAATTTCAGACGAACTTTTCAAAATCGACGATGCTATGAAAGCTGGTTTCGGTTGGGAAAATGGTCCATTCGAAATTTGGGATGCTATTGGTGTTGAAAAAGGAATCGAAATCATGAAAGGGGAAGGACTTGCTCCTGCTGCTTGGGTAAATGATATGATTGCTTCTGGAAGTAAAAGTTTCTATTCAATAAAAGAAGGAGCTACTTATTTCTACAATATCCCTACAAAATCACAAACAAAAATACCAGGACAAGATTCATTTATCATCCTGAACAACATACGCGAAAGCAAAAAAGTGTGGAGCAATAGCGGTGCTATTATCCAAGACTTAGGAGACGGAATCTTGAATTTAGAGTTCCAATCTAAAATGAATACTATTGGTGGCGATGTACTTCAAGCAATCAATAAAGCTATCGATTTATCGGAAAAAGAATACCAAGGTTTAGTTATTGGTAACCAAGCAGCGAATTTCTCTGTGGGTGCTAATATCGGAATGATCTTTATGATGGCAGTGGAACAAGAATACGATGAGTTGAATATGGCCATCAAAATGTTCCAAGACACTATGATGCGCGTACGTTACTCTGGAATTCCAGTTGTGGTCGCTCCTCACGGAATGACTTTTGGTGGTGGATGCGAAATGAGCTTACATGCTGATAAAGTTGTTGCTGCTGCTGAAACCTATATGGGATTAGTGGAATTTGGTGTTGGTGTGATTCCTGGAGGTGGTGGATCTAAAGAAATGGCTTTAAGAGCTTCTGATTTATTCCATAAAAATGATGTGGAGCTAAACGTGTTGCAAGAGTATTTCTTGACTATCGCTATGGCAAATGTATCAACTTCTGGTTATGAAGCTTTTGACTCTGGACTTTTACAAAAAGGAAAAGATATCATTGTGGTAAACAAAGACCGTCAAATTGCAGAAGCCAAGAAACATGCCTTGTTAATGGCGGAAGCGGGTTACACACAACCAATACGCAGAACGGATGTAAAAGTACTTGGAAAACAAGCCTTAGGAATGTTCTTAGTGGGAACGGACCAAATGCAAGCGGGTAAATACATCTCAGAACATGATAAAAAAATCGCTAATAAACTGGCTTATGTAATGGCAGGTGGAGATTTATCTGAGCCTACATTAGTAAGTGAGCAATATTTATTGGATTTAGAACGTGAAGCTTTCTTGTCATTATGTACTGAAAGAAAAACATTGGAAAGAATCCAATTTATGTTAACCAAAGGGAAACCGTTACGTAATTAG
- a CDS encoding MarR family winged helix-turn-helix transcriptional regulator, whose product MKDKTIDYVLRATWQAVSRMYNEEASKYGATMATGFALLSMDKDKGTPSTSLGPKMGMEATSLTRTLKSMEEKGLIIRKKNPEDGRGVLIYLTDFGKEKRELSKNTVLKFNETVREHISDEKLKHFMEVAETINELILDKSIFNQTEVTDNDSAMIKTNNK is encoded by the coding sequence ATGAAAGATAAAACAATAGATTATGTTTTAAGAGCCACTTGGCAAGCTGTTTCCAGAATGTATAATGAAGAGGCGTCTAAATATGGCGCTACTATGGCAACGGGTTTCGCTTTGTTGAGTATGGATAAAGATAAAGGAACACCTTCTACTTCACTTGGCCCAAAAATGGGAATGGAAGCCACGAGCTTAACCAGGACCTTGAAATCAATGGAAGAAAAAGGCTTAATCATAAGAAAGAAAAACCCGGAAGATGGTCGTGGGGTATTGATTTACCTAACTGATTTTGGTAAAGAAAAAAGAGAATTGTCTAAAAATACGGTATTGAAATTTAATGAAACCGTAAGAGAACATATCTCTGATGAAAAACTAAAACATTTTATGGAAGTTGCTGAAACGATCAACGAATTAATTCTAGATAAAAGCATATTTAATCAAACCGAAGTCACTGATAATGATAGCGCCATGATTAAAACGAACAATAAATAA
- a CDS encoding long-chain fatty acid--CoA ligase, which yields MTSITRLFDFPYYQQEKFNSIPDALVSKQNGVWVKTSTQEYIAKANTISRALLKMDIQKNDKIAVISTNNRTEWHIMDIGILQTGAQNVPIYPTISEDDYEYILNHCGATYCFVSDAEVLRKVNLIKHKVPNLKEVFSFDTIEGCKNWNELLTLGEDQSNQDQVEDRKNNVTTEDLATIIYTSGTTGRPKGVMLSHKNIVSNVLNSATRIPFSPGETRSLSFLPICHIFERMILYLYQYYGVSVYFGESIEKISDNLKEIKPNVITAVPRLLEKVYDKIYAKGAELTGIKRALFFWAIDLGLRYEPYGANGAWYEFQLKIARKLIFSKWKEGLGGNLDLMVSGSAALQSRLSRVFAAAEIPVMEGYGLTETSPVISVNDMRNKGFKVGTVGKVIDGVEVKIAEDGEILCKGPNVMMGYYKDEEKTAEAIQNGYFHTGDIGEFDKEGFLKITDRKKEMFKTSGGKYIAPQIIENTMKQSRFIEQIMVIGDGQKMPAAFIQPNFDFVKEWASLHKIDIGTTNEEMVSNTKVIERIQEEVNELNEKFGNWEKIKRFELTPDAWSIEGGHLTPTLKLKRKIVMEMYKKLFDKIYN from the coding sequence ATGACTTCAATAACTAGACTTTTTGATTTTCCATATTATCAGCAAGAAAAATTCAATTCTATCCCAGATGCTTTAGTTAGCAAACAAAATGGAGTTTGGGTAAAAACATCTACACAAGAATATATTGCTAAAGCAAATACCATTTCAAGAGCACTCTTGAAAATGGACATTCAAAAAAACGATAAAATAGCCGTGATTTCTACTAACAATAGAACCGAATGGCATATCATGGACATTGGTATCCTTCAAACCGGAGCGCAAAATGTACCTATCTACCCTACTATATCCGAAGATGATTACGAATACATCCTTAATCATTGTGGAGCAACATATTGTTTTGTATCGGATGCCGAGGTATTGCGTAAAGTCAACTTAATAAAACATAAAGTCCCTAACCTAAAAGAGGTTTTCTCATTTGATACAATCGAAGGTTGTAAAAACTGGAACGAATTATTGACTTTAGGGGAAGACCAAAGCAATCAAGATCAAGTAGAAGACCGTAAAAATAATGTGACTACAGAAGATTTAGCCACAATTATATACACTTCAGGAACAACAGGAAGACCTAAAGGAGTAATGCTTTCTCATAAAAACATTGTTTCAAATGTATTGAATAGCGCTACTAGAATCCCTTTTTCACCAGGAGAAACCCGTTCTTTAAGCTTCCTTCCTATTTGTCATATTTTTGAACGAATGATTTTATATTTATACCAGTATTATGGTGTATCCGTTTATTTTGGGGAATCAATAGAGAAAATTAGCGACAACCTGAAAGAAATCAAACCAAATGTAATCACTGCGGTTCCTAGACTTCTTGAAAAAGTATACGACAAAATATATGCAAAGGGCGCCGAATTAACGGGAATCAAAAGAGCACTCTTCTTTTGGGCTATTGATTTAGGTTTAAGATACGAACCTTATGGCGCTAATGGAGCTTGGTATGAATTCCAACTAAAAATAGCCCGTAAATTGATTTTCAGCAAATGGAAAGAAGGTTTGGGTGGTAACTTAGATTTAATGGTTTCAGGAAGTGCCGCATTGCAAAGTAGATTATCAAGAGTTTTTGCAGCAGCAGAAATCCCTGTAATGGAAGGTTACGGATTGACAGAAACGTCTCCTGTAATCTCCGTAAACGACATGAGAAACAAAGGTTTCAAAGTGGGAACAGTAGGAAAAGTGATTGATGGTGTAGAAGTTAAAATTGCCGAGGATGGCGAAATCCTATGCAAAGGTCCTAATGTAATGATGGGGTATTACAAAGACGAAGAAAAAACGGCTGAAGCAATACAAAATGGGTATTTCCATACTGGTGACATAGGAGAATTTGACAAAGAAGGTTTCCTGAAAATTACCGACCGTAAAAAAGAAATGTTTAAAACCTCAGGAGGAAAATACATTGCGCCACAAATCATTGAAAACACTATGAAACAGTCTCGTTTTATCGAGCAGATTATGGTAATAGGTGACGGACAAAAAATGCCTGCCGCTTTTATACAGCCTAATTTTGATTTCGTAAAAGAATGGGCTTCTTTACATAAAATAGACATAGGTACTACTAATGAAGAGATGGTTTCAAACACTAAAGTGATCGAACGCATTCAAGAAGAAGTGAACGAGCTAAATGAGAAATTTGGAAATTGGGAAAAAATAAAACGTTTTGAACTAACCCCTGACGCTTGGTCTATTGAAGGCGGTCACCTTACCCCTACACTGAAACTGAAAAGAAAAATAGTGATGGAGATGTATAAGAAATTATTTGACAAAATCTATAATTAA
- a CDS encoding DUF389 domain-containing protein has product MSMVMNKFVSFINLSKGEENKAKVLEYVISNISFRGASLWILACAIVIASIGLNVNSTAVIIGAMLISPLMGPIIGAGFGLGIYDFNLLKKSLKNLLIATVVGLLVSTLYFYLSPFKETQSELLSRTSPNIYDILIAFFGGLVGVIAITRVEKGNPIPGVAIATALMPPLCTAGYGLAIGSYKFFFGAMYLYSINCVFICISTFLIVKYLKYPIKKQVDDAMQKKVRYMITGLILALILPSIFFAYQLFEQKKYQHQVNMFLETEFTNKGYAVLYQRTKFNSNPKKIELGFLTKKFNNLEIKELNEKLISYNINNTQLSIKQDTTDLKSSILNEIKFNKSVLSEKDMTILNLKKEISANLYDNNALLAEMKILYPIVENISISNHIYNENTDSTKIIPILIYKSKTPLSESSKEQLTLWLQKRLQKKEIEIYQKTPEIKEVKK; this is encoded by the coding sequence ATGTCAATGGTAATGAATAAATTTGTATCCTTTATAAACTTATCAAAAGGGGAGGAAAACAAGGCCAAAGTTCTTGAGTATGTCATTTCAAACATATCCTTTAGAGGGGCCAGTCTATGGATTTTAGCCTGCGCCATTGTTATTGCATCTATTGGTTTAAATGTTAATTCCACTGCAGTAATTATAGGTGCGATGTTAATATCTCCTTTAATGGGACCTATTATTGGTGCTGGTTTTGGTTTAGGTATTTATGATTTTAATTTATTGAAAAAATCATTAAAAAACTTGTTAATTGCCACAGTTGTAGGTTTATTAGTATCAACACTTTATTTCTATTTAAGTCCTTTTAAAGAAACACAATCTGAATTATTGTCGAGAACCTCTCCTAACATCTATGATATTCTAATTGCTTTTTTTGGGGGATTAGTTGGTGTAATTGCTATTACAAGAGTCGAAAAAGGGAATCCAATTCCTGGAGTTGCAATAGCAACAGCTTTAATGCCTCCGCTTTGCACGGCAGGCTATGGTTTGGCTATTGGAAGTTATAAATTCTTTTTTGGGGCAATGTATTTATACTCTATAAACTGTGTTTTTATATGTATTTCCACTTTTCTAATTGTGAAATATTTAAAATATCCAATTAAAAAGCAAGTAGATGATGCGATGCAAAAAAAGGTTAGGTATATGATAACTGGTTTAATTTTAGCGTTAATACTTCCTAGTATTTTCTTTGCCTATCAATTATTCGAACAAAAAAAATACCAACATCAAGTAAATATGTTCCTGGAAACTGAATTTACCAATAAAGGATATGCCGTTCTTTACCAGAGAACGAAATTTAACAGTAACCCTAAAAAGATTGAGCTGGGTTTTTTGACTAAAAAATTCAATAATCTTGAAATAAAAGAACTGAATGAAAAATTGATTTCTTATAACATCAATAATACTCAGTTATCGATTAAACAAGATACAACTGATTTAAAAAGCAGTATCCTCAACGAAATAAAATTCAATAAATCAGTCTTAAGTGAAAAAGACATGACCATTTTAAATTTGAAAAAAGAAATTTCAGCTAACTTATATGACAATAATGCCCTTTTAGCCGAGATGAAAATCCTATATCCCATTGTCGAAAATATTTCGATTTCAAACCATATTTACAATGAAAATACAGATAGCACTAAAATTATCCCAATTTTAATTTACAAAAGTAAAACTCCATTAAGCGAGTCGTCAAAAGAACAGCTTACCCTTTGGCTTCAAAAGCGATTACAAAAAAAAGAGATAGAAATTTACCAAAAAACACCTGAAATCAAAGAAGTTAAAAAATAA
- the nhaA gene encoding Na+/H+ antiporter NhaA, with translation MKKNMKKRIKKIKELYTSDLFKEFFDSEKASGIILIGCTLVSLIIANSDFGVDYIHTWHYYLGGRSIEHWINDGLMTIFFLLIGLELEREIYLGELSNIKDAMLPIFAALGGMLVPAGLYLLFNFGTIAQSGAGIPMATDIAFALGILSLLGNRVPLSLKIFLTALAVIDDLGAILVIAIFYTKSILWMNLIFAFGILFALFLLNRKKVENIIPYLIGGFIMWYFMLNSGIHATITGVLLAFVIPFGNGKKDSTSYKLQRFLHKPVGFFILPLFALANTAIIISSNIGETLAQHYSIGIALGLIVGKPLGIFLFSYLACAAGLCKLPADLNWKVIFGVGFLGGIGFTMSIFITLLAFEDQTIITNAKFVILLSSLVAGVIGFTFLKYNLKENVNGNE, from the coding sequence ATGAAAAAAAACATGAAAAAAAGAATCAAAAAAATTAAAGAGCTTTATACTTCCGATTTATTTAAAGAATTTTTCGATAGTGAAAAAGCGAGTGGTATTATATTGATAGGTTGCACCTTAGTTTCACTAATTATAGCCAATTCTGATTTTGGCGTAGATTACATCCATACTTGGCATTATTACCTAGGAGGTAGAAGTATTGAGCATTGGATTAATGATGGATTAATGACTATTTTCTTTTTACTAATTGGATTAGAACTAGAAAGAGAAATTTACCTGGGTGAATTATCGAACATAAAAGATGCTATGTTACCCATTTTTGCAGCCTTGGGAGGAATGCTTGTTCCTGCCGGATTGTATTTGCTGTTTAATTTTGGAACTATCGCACAGTCAGGAGCTGGAATCCCTATGGCTACTGACATTGCATTTGCATTAGGGATTTTGTCTTTACTGGGGAATCGAGTTCCTTTGTCACTGAAAATTTTCCTGACAGCATTAGCGGTAATTGATGATTTAGGCGCCATACTTGTAATAGCAATATTCTATACGAAATCGATTCTTTGGATGAATTTAATATTTGCTTTTGGAATCTTGTTTGCCTTATTTTTATTAAACAGAAAGAAAGTGGAAAATATAATTCCTTACTTAATTGGAGGATTTATCATGTGGTATTTCATGTTGAATTCAGGAATACACGCGACCATAACCGGTGTTCTTTTAGCCTTTGTTATCCCTTTTGGTAACGGGAAAAAAGATTCAACTTCGTATAAATTACAACGCTTTTTACACAAGCCTGTTGGTTTCTTCATTTTGCCTTTATTCGCCTTGGCCAATACAGCTATTATAATAAGTTCAAACATAGGGGAAACCCTGGCACAGCATTACAGCATAGGTATTGCTTTGGGACTTATTGTAGGTAAACCATTAGGAATATTCCTTTTTAGTTACTTAGCTTGTGCTGCAGGACTGTGCAAACTTCCAGCTGATTTAAACTGGAAAGTTATATTTGGTGTTGGATTTTTAGGAGGAATTGGATTTACAATGTCTATATTTATAACATTATTAGCATTTGAAGATCAAACGATTATAACCAATGCCAAATTCGTTATTCTTCTTTCTTCATTAGTTGCAGGAGTAATTGGGTTTACGTTTTTAAAATATAATTTAAAAGAGAATGTCAATGGTAATGAATAA
- a CDS encoding sulfite exporter TauE/SafE family protein, with product MEYFIICLVALLGSGLTLFSGFGLGTLLVPVFGLFFPIELAIMLTAIVHFLNNIFKLFLLGRSANLGVVLRFGIPAILFAFLGAYTLSQLTEMKPLYDYQMGKHHFEIMPVKLIIGIVLLFFSLFEVIPRLTRLQFDKKYLPIGGVLSGFFGGLSGNQGALRSAFLIRAKLSPQSFIATGVVIACLIDISRLTIYSKQIITNHNQLDYMLLTMATLSAFIGAYFGNKLVKKVTVSILQNIVTAMLILFAILLIFGII from the coding sequence ATGGAATATTTTATCATTTGTCTTGTTGCGTTACTAGGTTCTGGATTAACACTGTTTTCCGGTTTTGGTTTAGGAACACTATTAGTTCCTGTTTTTGGATTGTTTTTCCCTATCGAATTAGCGATTATGCTCACCGCAATAGTTCATTTTTTGAACAACATTTTTAAACTATTCTTACTAGGTAGAAGCGCTAATTTAGGTGTCGTATTGCGTTTTGGAATTCCTGCCATTCTTTTTGCATTTTTGGGGGCGTACACCCTTTCGCAATTGACAGAAATGAAGCCGCTTTATGATTATCAAATGGGAAAGCATCATTTTGAAATAATGCCAGTAAAATTAATAATTGGGATTGTATTGTTGTTTTTCTCCCTGTTTGAAGTTATCCCTAGATTGACCCGATTACAGTTTGATAAAAAATACCTGCCTATTGGAGGTGTTTTAAGTGGTTTTTTTGGAGGACTATCAGGAAATCAAGGTGCTTTGAGATCCGCTTTTTTAATTAGAGCAAAGCTTTCACCACAATCTTTCATTGCCACAGGAGTAGTAATCGCTTGTTTAATAGATATTTCAAGACTGACAATTTATTCGAAACAAATAATAACTAATCACAATCAATTAGATTATATGTTACTAACAATGGCAACATTATCAGCATTTATTGGTGCTTATTTTGGTAACAAATTAGTTAAAAAAGTTACCGTTTCCATACTCCAGAATATTGTTACGGCCATGTTGATTCTTTTTGCTATTCTATTAATTTTTGGGATAATATAA
- a CDS encoding GNAT family N-acetyltransferase, with translation MNIIEIKKASLSDLDLLRTISINTFIETFSDVNSVENMDNYVRDNFNTEQLTSELLNPDSHFYLATIENETLGYLKLNFGKAQTEIINEQAMEIHRIYVLQEFHGKKLGPLFMEQALLIANQKNVDYIWLGVWEENHRALNFYKKNGFVEFDSHVFTLGDDQQTDLLMKLQIKKQ, from the coding sequence ATGAATATAATCGAAATTAAAAAGGCTTCCCTATCCGATTTGGATTTGCTGCGAACTATTAGCATCAATACGTTTATTGAGACTTTTTCAGATGTAAACAGTGTCGAAAACATGGATAATTACGTTCGGGATAATTTTAATACAGAACAATTAACTAGTGAACTATTAAATCCCGATTCCCATTTCTATCTAGCCACAATTGAGAATGAAACTCTGGGATATTTAAAGCTGAATTTTGGCAAAGCACAAACCGAAATAATAAACGAGCAGGCTATGGAAATTCACCGCATATATGTGCTTCAGGAATTTCATGGAAAAAAACTAGGTCCCCTTTTTATGGAGCAAGCATTATTAATTGCCAATCAAAAAAATGTCGATTATATTTGGCTTGGCGTATGGGAAGAGAACCACAGAGCGCTTAATTTTTATAAAAAAAATGGATTTGTTGAATTTGATTCCCATGTATTTACATTAGGCGATGATCAACAAACGGATTTGTTAATGAAACTTCAAATAAAAAAACAATAA
- the yaaA gene encoding peroxide stress protein YaaA, which produces MKIVISPAKSLNFEKELPTTKYSESSFLKESRIIHKVLKQKSPKDLSELMHISDKLADLNWQRNQDWKTPFNQDNARPAVYAFDGDVYTGLDAYSIPTDKLDILQDSLRILSGLYGFLKPLDLMQAYRLEMGTKIPINDSKNLYEFWKENLTKALNKELHKEELFINLASNEYFSAIDVKALKVPVITPDFKDYKEGKLKIISFFAKKARGMMVRYIIDTNAQTIDDLKGFNYEGYQFDANLSSEHNLVFTR; this is translated from the coding sequence ATGAAAATTGTTATCTCCCCAGCTAAGTCTTTAAATTTTGAAAAAGAATTGCCTACCACTAAATATTCTGAATCCTCATTCCTAAAAGAATCAAGGATTATTCATAAAGTTTTGAAACAAAAATCTCCAAAGGATTTATCTGAATTGATGCATATTTCAGATAAATTGGCTGATTTGAATTGGCAACGCAACCAGGATTGGAAAACGCCTTTCAATCAAGACAATGCTCGTCCGGCGGTTTATGCTTTTGACGGGGATGTGTACACCGGTCTAGATGCCTATTCGATCCCAACAGATAAATTAGACATACTTCAAGACAGCTTGCGCATTTTATCCGGTTTATACGGATTCTTGAAACCCTTAGATTTAATGCAAGCCTACCGCTTAGAAATGGGGACTAAAATACCTATAAATGACAGTAAAAATCTATATGAATTCTGGAAAGAAAATTTGACTAAAGCCTTGAACAAAGAGCTTCATAAAGAGGAGTTGTTCATCAATTTAGCGAGTAATGAATACTTCTCAGCAATTGACGTAAAAGCGTTGAAAGTTCCTGTAATTACGCCAGACTTCAAAGACTATAAAGAGGGTAAATTGAAAATAATCAGTTTTTTTGCCAAGAAGGCGAGGGGAATGATGGTGCGTTACATTATCGATACTAATGCCCAGACGATTGATGATTTAAAAGGTTTTAATTACGAAGGATATCAATTTGATGCTAATTTATCAAGTGAGCACAACTTAGTATTTACCAGATAG